Proteins encoded by one window of Salvia splendens isolate huo1 chromosome 7, SspV2, whole genome shotgun sequence:
- the LOC121741627 gene encoding F-box/FBD/LRR-repeat protein At3g52680-like has translation MFGGADLQECTKKQKKEGLGFGHDRISELPDDVIINILSFLPLRDAVSTGLLSSRWLDLWKHTPYLDFFDTDDIYRTKCDTEHGSWDVGTCKHVKMVNSVLESHHALFLKRFRLHFYANKSAQSVVTKWLGFVWSRQVESLDLNFRCDMQNYQVVLEDLLGEMRPMKYLQNLSLMMMKVRGEDISLFLKNCPFLRKLRIEESFLTSDVHISGATLALEDLQIEGCVYSESKLYNATFYFYLILLDFPTPQTYIVGSRRQAFGERVSSTAKSQRIVP, from the exons ATGTTCGGAGGGGCAGATTTGCAAGAATGTACAAAGAAGCAAAAGAAAGAG ggtttagggtttggGCATGACAGGATAAGTGAGCTACCTGATGACGTCATCATCAATATTCTCTCATTCCTACCCTTGAGAGATGCTGTTTCCACTGGCCTTCTTTCATCCCGATGGTTGGATTTGTGGAAGCACACTCCTTATCTCGACTTTTTCGACACCGATGATATCTATCGAACAAAGTGTGATACAGAGCATGGTTCGTGGGATGTGGGGACGTGCAAGCATGTGAAGATGGTGAATTCGGTTCTTGAATCGCATCATGCCCTCTTCCTGAAACGGTTCAGGCTTCATTTCTACGCAAACAAGTCAGCACAAAGCGTAGTCACCAAATGGCTCGGATTTGTGTGGTCGAGACAAGTCGAGAGCTTGGATTTGAACTTCCGGTGTGACATGCAAAATTATCAAGTTGTGTTAGAAGATTTGTTGGGAGAGATGAGACCAATGAAATATCTCCAGAATTTGTCACTAATGATGATGAAAGTAAGGGGTGAAGACATCTCCTTGTTCCTAAAAAATTGCCCTTTCCTGAGGAAATTGAGAATCGAAGAATCATTTTTGACGTCTGATGTTCATATCTCCGGGGCAACCCTCGCGTTGGAGGATCTTCAGATAGAAGGATGCGTCTATTCAGA GTCCAAGCTATACAATGCAACATTTTACTTCTACCTTATCCTGCTTGACTTCCCAACTCCTCAAACTTACATTGTGGGGTCCCGTCGACAAGCTTTTGGGGAAAGGGTTTCCTCGACTGCCAAATCTCAAAGAATTGTTCCTTGA